In a genomic window of Sutcliffiella sp. FSL R7-0096:
- a CDS encoding alpha-mannosidase: MFYKIEKLQNRIHDLNRLRYRALQTIGAFRMHEPEKGLESILPQKYGTKEMKVNDTWSGRDRYIWLHTMLQIPEQWTGKKAVLFLDMGRTGGGNNSGFESLLYVNKQPFQGVDSNHQEVILPDITGELEIDILLWSGLEGGGTPSEQFYRLKEAWVGWLDEEVDAFYYKAKAILDSIKRLNEHDSIRSDLMAALDRVFYFIDWSLPGSDAFYESTYKALDALDSNMKELAKNTKVTVHTIGHSHIDLAWLWRTKHTKEKAKRTFSTVLRLMDLYPDYTYLQSQPQLYEWIKKEDPELFEKIKEKVKDGQWEVEGAMWVEADCNIPSGESFVRQLLYGKRFFQKEFNKTNRTLWLPDVFGYSWSLPQLLRKSGIDTFMTTKISWNQYNRMPHDTFKWRGIDGSEILTHFITTPEPGRPEDSWFYTYNGLVTAETVNGVWEKYRDKGINKDLLLAYGYGDGGGGVNREMLEMKRQLDTVPGIPNVQSTKAENYFQRLHETISETDQYVHIWDGELYLEYHRGTYTSQAKMKQMNRKLEFLYKESEFISLWNSVINGWNNYPAERMEEGWKLILLNQFHDIIPGSSITEVYEDAHKDYEKAVRISAELVGNQEAQIVEKGEGSWSYVHPHQYEAEALLTIPDNADEQAGFEQNGGPLLSQKTAKGKHLVLIERTKPYSYQSITSTNASNNSSGLLSQVDLAKRTWETPHYRLKWNEEGHLTTIFDIEANREMLKHRSLGNVFKLYEDKPLAHDAWDIDLFYQEKYDIIQSLKDCSLVDNGPLRTTIRFAWDYQEVQIEQYVHCYLHTKRIDFETKINWEARQKLLKVEFPVGIRSTEAIYDIQFGNVKRPTHWNTSWDMARFETVGHKWAAITEPNYGIGLMNDSKYGYSIKDNVMALTLLKGPVYPDPQADIGIHLFTYSIYPFKGPAHKHDIEREATYLNAPLRVAAGKVKEEFTKSLFTLNNDRIVLDTIKKAEDRESTIIRLHEMEGSTEEVVIDSSYSIGRWREVNLMEDEGYMDFNEGPINLSFTPYEVKTIELEFNR; the protein is encoded by the coding sequence ATGTTTTATAAAATAGAAAAGCTACAAAACCGTATCCATGATTTAAATAGACTACGGTATCGAGCACTACAAACCATTGGTGCCTTCCGTATGCATGAGCCAGAAAAGGGTTTGGAATCCATCCTCCCACAAAAATACGGCACCAAAGAAATGAAGGTGAATGATACATGGTCAGGAAGAGATCGCTATATTTGGCTTCACACCATGTTACAAATACCTGAACAATGGACTGGTAAAAAAGCGGTCCTATTTTTAGACATGGGTCGTACAGGTGGTGGGAACAACTCGGGATTCGAGTCATTATTATATGTAAATAAACAGCCTTTTCAAGGGGTGGATTCTAATCACCAAGAGGTGATCCTTCCTGATATTACAGGAGAATTAGAGATTGATATATTATTGTGGTCAGGACTTGAAGGAGGAGGCACTCCTTCTGAACAATTTTATAGATTAAAAGAAGCCTGGGTTGGCTGGCTTGATGAAGAGGTAGATGCCTTTTACTATAAGGCCAAAGCAATTCTCGATTCTATTAAAAGGTTGAATGAACATGATTCTATCCGTTCGGATTTAATGGCTGCCCTAGATCGTGTTTTTTATTTTATAGATTGGTCTCTTCCTGGTAGTGATGCTTTCTATGAATCAACCTACAAAGCATTGGATGCATTGGATAGCAATATGAAAGAACTAGCAAAAAATACAAAGGTAACCGTTCATACAATTGGCCATTCGCATATTGACCTGGCTTGGTTATGGCGTACGAAACATACGAAGGAAAAAGCAAAACGAACTTTTTCCACTGTATTGCGATTGATGGATCTATATCCAGATTACACCTATTTGCAAAGTCAGCCACAGTTATATGAATGGATAAAAAAAGAAGATCCGGAGCTATTTGAAAAGATCAAAGAAAAAGTAAAAGATGGGCAATGGGAAGTCGAAGGGGCAATGTGGGTAGAAGCAGACTGCAATATCCCATCTGGTGAATCATTTGTCCGTCAACTATTGTATGGAAAGCGCTTCTTCCAAAAAGAATTCAATAAAACGAACCGTACCCTTTGGCTTCCGGATGTATTTGGTTATAGCTGGTCATTGCCTCAACTTTTACGGAAATCAGGAATCGACACATTTATGACAACAAAGATTAGTTGGAATCAATACAATCGTATGCCACATGATACGTTCAAATGGCGGGGAATTGATGGGTCGGAAATATTAACACATTTTATTACCACGCCAGAGCCTGGTAGACCGGAAGATTCCTGGTTCTATACTTATAACGGGTTGGTTACAGCAGAAACCGTTAACGGGGTGTGGGAGAAATATCGTGATAAAGGAATCAACAAAGACCTTCTATTGGCGTATGGCTACGGCGATGGCGGCGGTGGTGTCAATCGTGAGATGTTAGAGATGAAACGGCAACTAGATACTGTCCCGGGAATACCAAATGTACAATCTACAAAAGCAGAAAATTATTTCCAAAGGCTTCATGAAACAATAAGTGAAACAGATCAGTATGTTCATATTTGGGATGGTGAGTTATATTTAGAATATCACCGCGGCACCTATACAAGCCAAGCGAAAATGAAACAAATGAACAGGAAGCTAGAGTTTCTTTACAAGGAATCAGAATTTATTTCTTTATGGAATAGTGTGATAAATGGGTGGAATAACTACCCAGCAGAAAGAATGGAAGAAGGATGGAAACTAATTTTACTGAATCAATTCCATGATATAATCCCCGGCTCTTCGATTACAGAAGTATACGAGGATGCACACAAAGATTATGAAAAAGCTGTCAGGATAAGTGCAGAGCTCGTGGGAAATCAGGAAGCCCAAATAGTAGAAAAAGGGGAGGGGAGTTGGTCATATGTCCATCCTCACCAATATGAGGCGGAAGCGTTACTGACTATCCCGGATAATGCCGATGAACAAGCAGGATTTGAACAGAATGGGGGGCCACTATTATCTCAGAAAACGGCTAAGGGCAAGCATCTTGTATTGATAGAGAGGACCAAACCATATTCGTATCAATCGATTACGTCCACTAATGCTTCAAACAATTCGAGCGGATTATTAAGTCAGGTCGATTTGGCAAAGCGGACATGGGAAACACCTCATTATCGATTGAAATGGAATGAGGAGGGGCATCTCACAACAATCTTCGATATAGAAGCAAATAGAGAGATGCTCAAACACCGTTCTCTTGGGAATGTCTTCAAATTATATGAAGACAAGCCCCTTGCTCATGATGCATGGGATATTGATTTATTCTATCAGGAAAAATACGACATCATCCAAAGTTTAAAGGATTGTTCTCTGGTGGATAATGGCCCATTGCGAACGACCATCCGTTTTGCCTGGGACTATCAGGAGGTCCAAATAGAACAATATGTCCATTGTTACCTTCACACAAAACGAATAGATTTTGAAACAAAAATAAATTGGGAAGCAAGACAAAAACTATTGAAAGTAGAATTCCCGGTCGGTATCCGCTCGACAGAAGCTATTTATGATATTCAATTTGGAAATGTAAAACGCCCAACCCATTGGAATACTTCTTGGGATATGGCTAGGTTTGAAACAGTCGGTCATAAATGGGCTGCGATTACAGAGCCAAACTATGGTATTGGTTTAATGAACGATAGTAAATATGGCTACTCCATAAAAGATAACGTTATGGCGCTAACATTATTGAAAGGTCCTGTATATCCGGATCCTCAAGCAGATATAGGAATACATCTATTCACGTATTCCATATACCCATTTAAAGGTCCAGCCCATAAGCATGATATCGAAAGGGAAGCCACCTATTTGAATGCTCCACTTAGAGTGGCAGCAGGGAAAGTAAAAGAGGAGTTTACGAAATCCCTTTTCACCCTCAACAACGATCGGATCGTATTAGATACCATTAAAAAAGCGGAAGATAGAGAATCAACCATCATCAGACTCCATGAAATGGAAGGTTCTACAGAGGAAGTAGTGATCGATAGTAGCTATTCTATCGGGCGATGGAGAGAGGTCAACTTAATGGAAGATGAAGGATACATGGATTTTAACGAAGGTCCGATTAACCTTTCCTTTACACCGTATGAAGTGAAAACGATTGAATTGGAGTTTAATAGATAG
- a CDS encoding sensor histidine kinase: MKAFELMKKLSGRMFYRVFFTYSTIIFITMSILFVFLSEYYSNFIIQRELDRHETVIKEIHSEVKGKHQFVKHGVQQLYLDKRLIEDLAFALQHDYQEYIGNRLDKFSSSDSFVPYNFDLYVKNYFSRDPEAVAIQIQNDTIGTEYAYLFNHSRWYQSSYYKNFGEESPPVQEYEERDLYRVQERINDPVSLERLGNVSVYFTYDNLQRLLSLREAKVNGSFLISDMDNNVYFSYGDINEGILKELNYSTVQKELKLDKHYYIHSSIEPTTQLMVTAVIPKEELAPLLTYRLTIFFLILALTTVAIGLPYLSLRGYSKRIDEMLNKMKEVQEGNLDARIKTSSGVDDLNIISITFNETLDELNDYINKVYFSRLKQKEAELANLQAQINPHFLYNTLEAIRMKSLAEGGKTSAKMIVQLAQLFRYSLKSGELVTVDNELNHAKQYMELYKIRFQNHLTSNYIVDEKLLNFYIPPFILQPLIENFLIHGFKRDSEKNEISIRVSEKNHKLLIEIEDNGMGIDPERLEELKQRLQLMEGPSDSIGLENVHQRIRLKYGEPYGINLESTPAISTIVTVVLPLISEVLLHDQSNAGR; the protein is encoded by the coding sequence ATGAAAGCGTTTGAATTAATGAAAAAACTTAGTGGTAGAATGTTTTATCGTGTGTTTTTTACCTATTCGACGATCATCTTTATCACCATGTCGATTCTCTTTGTGTTTCTATCTGAATATTACTCTAATTTTATTATTCAAAGAGAATTGGATAGGCATGAAACGGTGATTAAGGAGATTCATTCCGAAGTAAAAGGGAAGCATCAATTTGTAAAACATGGCGTTCAACAACTATATTTAGACAAGCGATTGATAGAAGATTTAGCATTTGCCTTGCAGCATGACTATCAGGAATATATCGGGAACCGGTTAGATAAGTTCTCCTCGAGTGATTCGTTCGTTCCCTATAATTTTGATTTATATGTAAAAAACTATTTTTCAAGAGATCCAGAAGCAGTTGCCATCCAAATACAAAATGATACCATTGGTACGGAGTATGCATACTTATTTAACCATAGCAGATGGTATCAAAGCAGTTATTATAAAAACTTCGGAGAAGAAAGTCCTCCAGTACAAGAATATGAAGAAAGAGACTTGTATAGAGTCCAAGAGCGGATTAACGATCCTGTTTCGCTTGAGAGGCTTGGGAATGTATCCGTCTATTTCACGTATGATAACTTACAGCGGTTGCTATCCTTAAGGGAAGCAAAAGTAAATGGTTCCTTCCTCATAAGTGATATGGATAATAATGTTTATTTTTCCTATGGTGATATCAACGAAGGTATTTTGAAGGAATTGAATTATAGTACAGTTCAAAAGGAGTTAAAGCTGGATAAGCATTATTATATACACTCCTCTATCGAGCCGACTACACAATTGATGGTTACGGCCGTTATCCCTAAAGAGGAGTTGGCCCCATTACTCACATATAGGCTTACTATTTTTTTCCTCATATTAGCTTTAACAACTGTTGCCATTGGATTACCTTACTTGTCTTTGAGAGGTTATTCCAAGCGGATCGATGAGATGTTAAATAAAATGAAGGAAGTCCAGGAAGGCAACCTGGACGCAAGAATTAAAACCTCCAGTGGAGTCGATGATTTAAATATTATTTCCATCACCTTCAATGAGACCTTGGATGAACTCAATGACTATATCAATAAGGTTTACTTTTCAAGGTTAAAACAAAAAGAAGCGGAATTGGCCAATCTGCAAGCACAAATCAATCCTCACTTCTTATATAACACGCTAGAAGCCATCAGGATGAAATCGTTAGCGGAAGGTGGAAAAACGTCTGCTAAGATGATTGTTCAATTAGCTCAATTGTTCCGCTATTCCTTGAAAAGCGGAGAGCTTGTGACGGTTGATAATGAACTAAATCATGCGAAGCAATATATGGAATTGTATAAGATTCGATTTCAAAACCATTTGACTTCCAATTATATAGTAGACGAAAAACTTTTGAATTTTTACATCCCTCCATTCATTTTACAGCCTTTAATTGAAAATTTCTTGATACATGGGTTTAAAAGGGACTCAGAAAAAAATGAAATATCCATTAGGGTATCGGAGAAGAACCATAAGCTATTGATTGAAATTGAAGACAATGGAATGGGAATTGACCCTGAAAGGTTAGAAGAACTGAAACAAAGGCTGCAACTAATGGAAGGTCCATCCGATTCTATAGGTTTAGAGAATGTTCATCAAAGGATTCGCTTGAAGTATGGAGAACCATACGGTATTAACTTAGAAAGTACACCAGCCATAAGTACTATTGTAACGGTTGTTTTACCACTTATAAGTGAGGTGCTATTACATGATCAAAGTAATGCTGGTAGATGA
- a CDS encoding response regulator transcription factor has translation MIKVMLVDDEPLILEGLKYIIDWESEGFEIVETAKNGMEALEKAKSIDFDILVTDINMPELTGLELIESLIRLGKQFKAIILSGFQEFGYIKKGLQLGIENYLLKPINEAELISSLQHVKEKINVSTLQEASKLVLRDHSIWRWVTGKMSLEDFMERISLYPSYSLNGPIYLGILKLELEEQDESFLQSFQLELEQHTNALVVLTPSNDVLLLWSSNGLHEDWENEKYCFREFLRKCKLPGEYVLVLSNEIQSYSQVTNQYRELEMKCELKLLLPDSDHGIAEQMYLNWTNVKKHNNKSTEYLNQDLLEQLANERYDLVKVSIRNLFSQLEQDRQALLMKGILLEFFFHVKNKFLILLDYTQYVEVIHQILYINTKEEAVKIAEKCIDMIEKDSNPENEKYSPIIHTVLNHILKNYADDMSLKTLGYQFHINPIYLGQLFQKEVGTSFTKYLNKLRIDRAKKLLLNSHDKAGHIGKKVGYIDAAYFYKQFKKFEGITPSEWKKKRQA, from the coding sequence ATGATCAAAGTAATGCTGGTAGATGATGAACCACTAATACTTGAGGGATTGAAGTATATCATCGATTGGGAATCTGAAGGTTTTGAAATTGTTGAGACAGCCAAGAACGGCATGGAAGCGCTGGAAAAGGCGAAATCCATTGATTTTGATATACTGGTAACCGATATAAACATGCCCGAACTAACAGGGTTGGAATTAATAGAATCACTGATTAGGTTAGGTAAACAGTTCAAAGCAATCATTCTCTCTGGTTTTCAAGAGTTCGGCTATATTAAGAAGGGGTTGCAATTAGGAATCGAAAACTACTTGCTAAAGCCAATTAATGAGGCGGAGTTAATATCATCGCTTCAGCATGTAAAGGAAAAGATAAATGTATCTACCTTACAAGAGGCATCTAAATTAGTGTTAAGGGACCATTCCATCTGGAGGTGGGTGACCGGTAAAATGTCATTGGAAGATTTTATGGAAAGAATCTCTCTTTATCCAAGTTATTCACTTAATGGCCCTATATATTTGGGTATATTGAAATTGGAGCTGGAAGAGCAAGATGAGTCATTCCTTCAATCATTCCAATTAGAATTGGAACAGCACACGAATGCACTTGTAGTCCTTACACCGTCCAATGATGTACTTTTGTTATGGTCAAGTAATGGGTTGCATGAAGACTGGGAGAACGAAAAATATTGTTTCCGAGAATTTTTAAGGAAATGTAAACTTCCAGGTGAGTATGTTTTAGTTTTGAGTAATGAAATACAATCTTATTCTCAAGTGACCAATCAATACCGTGAACTTGAAATGAAATGTGAATTGAAATTGTTATTACCTGACAGTGACCATGGAATAGCGGAACAAATGTATCTTAACTGGACGAACGTAAAAAAACATAATAATAAATCTACGGAGTATTTAAATCAGGATTTATTAGAACAACTAGCCAATGAGCGATACGACTTGGTGAAAGTATCAATAAGGAATTTATTCAGTCAATTAGAACAAGATCGACAGGCTTTACTGATGAAAGGGATATTGCTGGAGTTCTTCTTTCATGTTAAAAATAAGTTTTTGATTCTCCTGGATTACACGCAATACGTAGAAGTGATTCATCAAATTTTATATATTAATACAAAAGAAGAAGCAGTGAAAATAGCAGAAAAGTGCATCGATATGATTGAAAAAGATTCAAATCCTGAGAATGAGAAATATAGTCCCATTATTCATACGGTATTAAACCATATCCTTAAAAATTATGCGGATGATATGTCCTTAAAAACATTGGGATATCAGTTTCATATCAATCCGATCTATTTAGGTCAGCTCTTTCAAAAAGAAGTAGGTACTTCTTTTACGAAGTACTTAAATAAGCTAAGGATCGACAGGGCAAAAAAACTGTTGCTCAATTCACATGACAAGGCTGGACATATCGGGAAAAAAGTAGGGTATATTGATGCAGCGTATTTTTACAAACAATTTAAGAAGTTTGAGGGGATTACTCCTTCTGAGTGGAAGAAGAAAAGACAAGCATGA
- a CDS encoding sugar ABC transporter permease: MGRIKQFGKNVYENRIWLLMTLPGLIWLIVLKYIPMFGQVMAFKDFRFHRDGFLASVMHSEWVGFDNFKFLFSTNDAYIITRNTVLYNLAFIVIGLILAVAVAIILSELTKQRLAKVYQTGMLFPHFLSWVVVSYFVFAFLSVDKGLFNSILGYFDMDAVSWYNEPSYWPYFILAISQWKGVGFSSIVYLAAIVGIDRTYYEAAMIDGASKWQQIWNVTIPMIMPLIIILTILNIGSIFSADFGLFYQIPRDSGPLYPVTNVIDTYVYRGLMSMGDIGMSTAAGLYQATVGFILILVTNYIVRKIDEENALF, encoded by the coding sequence ATGGGCCGCATCAAGCAATTTGGAAAAAATGTATATGAGAATAGGATATGGCTTCTCATGACACTGCCAGGGCTCATTTGGCTTATCGTATTAAAATATATTCCAATGTTTGGACAAGTTATGGCATTTAAAGATTTTAGATTTCACCGGGATGGGTTTCTAGCAAGTGTCATGCATAGTGAGTGGGTTGGGTTCGATAACTTTAAGTTTTTATTCAGTACGAATGATGCATATATCATTACTCGAAATACCGTGTTATACAATTTGGCCTTTATCGTAATAGGTTTGATACTAGCGGTAGCAGTTGCCATCATTTTGAGTGAGTTGACAAAGCAAAGGTTAGCGAAAGTCTATCAAACAGGAATGTTATTTCCGCACTTTTTGTCCTGGGTGGTTGTCAGTTATTTTGTATTCGCTTTCTTAAGTGTAGATAAAGGATTGTTTAATAGTATTTTAGGATATTTTGATATGGACGCTGTCTCGTGGTATAACGAACCTTCGTATTGGCCTTATTTTATCTTAGCCATCAGTCAATGGAAGGGAGTGGGGTTTAGTAGCATAGTCTACTTGGCAGCTATCGTAGGTATTGATAGAACTTATTATGAAGCGGCCATGATAGATGGGGCTAGTAAGTGGCAACAAATTTGGAATGTCACGATTCCGATGATCATGCCATTGATTATCATATTAACTATTTTAAATATAGGAAGTATTTTTAGTGCAGACTTCGGGCTATTCTACCAGATTCCGAGGGATTCAGGCCCTTTATATCCAGTCACGAATGTCATTGATACTTATGTATATCGAGGATTGATGTCGATGGGGGATATCGGGATGAGTACAGCGGCGGGATTATATCAAGCAACTGTCGGATTCATTCTGATTTTAGTCACCAATTATATTGTAAGAAAAATAGATGAAGAGAATGCCTTATTTTAA
- a CDS encoding carbohydrate ABC transporter permease, producing the protein MHVLLGSFAFFCIFPFLYIIVISLSSTQSLALNGYSIIPSEWSMEAYQYLWQMKSQIIQAYGVTIFVTVVGTFISVSIIAMYAYAISRKQFRYRKQFTFIAFFTMLFSGGMVPFYIVMTQLLGLRNSIWALILPLAVNAFYIIIMRTFFQRTVPEAILESARIDGAGELRIFFTIVLPLSIPGIATIALFSTLAYWNDWFNALLFIDNPNLVPLQSLLMRIENNLDFIRQNAMLTNQNSSILASVPQDSARMAMVVLATLPIALSYPFFQKYFIKGLTIGGVKE; encoded by the coding sequence ATGCATGTATTGCTTGGATCATTCGCCTTTTTTTGTATCTTTCCATTTCTTTATATCATTGTAATTTCATTATCAAGTACACAATCATTAGCTTTAAACGGTTACAGCATCATTCCGAGTGAATGGAGCATGGAAGCTTACCAATATTTATGGCAGATGAAATCACAAATCATTCAAGCTTATGGCGTGACAATTTTTGTAACAGTAGTAGGAACTTTTATTAGTGTTTCGATTATCGCTATGTACGCTTATGCCATTTCAAGAAAACAATTTAGATATAGGAAGCAATTTACGTTCATCGCTTTCTTTACCATGTTATTCAGTGGAGGCATGGTACCATTTTATATTGTCATGACACAGCTACTTGGTTTACGCAATTCTATTTGGGCACTCATATTGCCATTGGCTGTCAATGCCTTTTATATCATTATCATGAGAACATTCTTTCAACGTACAGTACCGGAAGCCATTCTAGAATCAGCTCGCATCGATGGTGCAGGGGAGCTGCGGATTTTCTTCACCATCGTCTTACCGCTGTCCATACCGGGAATTGCAACTATTGCTCTATTCAGCACATTGGCATATTGGAATGATTGGTTCAATGCATTACTGTTCATTGATAATCCCAACCTAGTTCCATTACAGTCACTACTGATGAGAATAGAAAACAATCTGGATTTCATTCGTCAAAATGCTATGTTGACGAATCAAAACAGTTCCATCCTGGCTTCGGTTCCACAAGACTCTGCAAGGATGGCTATGGTAGTTTTAGCTACTTTACCAATCGCTTTATCCTATCCTTTCTTTCAAAAGTATTTCATCAAAGGATTAACGATTGGCGGAGTGAAGGAGTAA
- a CDS encoding ABC transporter substrate-binding protein — protein sequence MMKRLGLLAMVTMLIVSGLLACSNEKSSNNTQANEKASTDEHVELLWYLIGTPQQDLDTVMEKVNEYTKEKINATIDLRLLDWGEFNDRMQVITTSGEAYDIAFTSSWANNYALNARRGAFLELNDLMDQYGKEMKELIDPAFLEGAKLDGELYAVPTNKEVGQQAVLSFNNELVEKHGLDISTVSSLADLEPLLAVIKEKEPNVSPIATFDAFLPFDSILQEEMPFAFRLDGNTDEVINKYEEEITMKTLKTMHSYYNKGFIRPDAATSTDSWPLETPNWFVRKELYQPYAESIWSRSAGYEIVTRPLQEPYVFNGSVTGSMQAISATSKNPERAMMFLNLLNSDPYLRNLLDKGIEGIHYEENEDGKIKDLPARVEKYNMPSFAIGNQLILKLYEDDPEDKWDAFKEFNENSIPSPVLGFYFDSNPVRSEIAAISNVSSEFAPALLKGAVDPEQYIPAFNEKLKQAGMDKVLEEIQKQYDEWKANQ from the coding sequence ATGATGAAAAGATTAGGTTTATTAGCAATGGTCACCATGCTTATAGTTTCGGGACTCTTAGCATGCAGCAATGAAAAATCAAGCAATAATACGCAGGCAAATGAAAAAGCATCCACAGACGAACACGTGGAGTTATTATGGTATTTAATTGGTACACCACAGCAGGATCTAGATACCGTAATGGAAAAAGTTAATGAGTACACAAAAGAAAAAATTAACGCAACTATTGACCTGAGGCTTCTAGATTGGGGAGAATTCAACGACAGAATGCAAGTTATCACTACTTCAGGTGAGGCGTATGATATTGCCTTCACTAGTTCTTGGGCGAATAACTATGCTTTAAATGCAAGAAGGGGTGCTTTTTTAGAGCTTAATGATTTAATGGATCAATATGGAAAAGAAATGAAAGAATTGATTGATCCAGCATTTTTAGAAGGGGCAAAATTGGATGGAGAACTTTATGCAGTTCCTACCAACAAAGAAGTAGGGCAGCAAGCAGTCCTCTCCTTCAACAATGAATTAGTGGAAAAACATGGACTAGATATTTCTACTGTGAGCTCCCTTGCAGATCTTGAGCCACTATTAGCAGTTATCAAAGAAAAGGAACCAAATGTATCACCGATTGCAACATTTGATGCATTCTTACCTTTTGACTCCATCTTACAAGAAGAGATGCCATTTGCATTCCGTCTAGACGGGAATACAGACGAAGTGATTAATAAATATGAAGAAGAAATTACAATGAAAACGCTTAAAACCATGCATAGCTATTACAATAAAGGATTTATTCGACCAGATGCTGCTACAAGTACGGACTCTTGGCCACTGGAGACACCAAACTGGTTTGTCCGAAAAGAATTATATCAACCATATGCGGAATCCATTTGGTCTAGGTCTGCGGGTTATGAAATTGTTACGCGCCCACTGCAGGAGCCATATGTATTTAACGGCTCTGTAACAGGTTCGATGCAAGCTATTTCAGCTACTTCCAAAAATCCGGAAAGAGCGATGATGTTCTTAAACTTACTTAACTCTGACCCTTATTTAAGAAACCTTTTGGATAAAGGTATTGAAGGGATTCACTACGAAGAAAATGAAGACGGTAAGATTAAAGATTTACCTGCACGTGTGGAGAAATACAATATGCCAAGTTTCGCCATTGGTAACCAATTGATTTTAAAGTTATATGAAGATGATCCAGAAGATAAATGGGATGCATTCAAGGAATTCAATGAAAATTCCATTCCATCCCCTGTATTAGGCTTCTATTTCGACTCTAACCCGGTTAGATCTGAAATTGCCGCTATCTCTAATGTGTCCAGTGAATTTGCCCCTGCTTTATTAAAAGGTGCTGTTGATCCTGAGCAATATATACCGGCATTCAATGAGAAATTAAAGCAAGCAGGCATGGATAAAGTGTTAGAAGAAATCCAAAAACAGTATGATGAGTGGAAAGCAAATCAATAA
- a CDS encoding ROK family protein, with the protein MHYGAIEAGGTKFVCAVGDKGGTIVDQITIPTLAPEETLKMVDAFFDKYELSSIGIGSFGPIELNETNPNYGKILNTPKLLWKNFNLYEAFKEKYRIPVFLDTDVNAAALGEYYWGAAQLTDSCLYITVGTGIGAGFVRDGVTLKGMAHPEMGHILIPRHPKDTFDGCCPYHKDCLEGLASGTALSERYGLSGKELASVKDVWEMEAYYLAQAIINYILILSPEKIILGGGVMKQEVLFPLIRQQVSKLLNHYIEIDSLENYIVSPQLNDNQGIKGALALAARNI; encoded by the coding sequence ATGCACTATGGCGCTATAGAAGCAGGTGGTACCAAGTTTGTTTGCGCGGTGGGTGACAAGGGGGGAACCATTGTGGATCAAATCACGATTCCGACCCTGGCTCCAGAAGAAACCTTAAAAATGGTCGATGCCTTTTTTGATAAGTACGAATTAAGCTCTATAGGAATAGGGAGCTTTGGACCTATTGAGTTGAACGAAACAAATCCAAACTATGGAAAGATATTAAATACGCCAAAACTTTTATGGAAGAACTTTAACCTATATGAGGCATTTAAAGAGAAATATCGTATTCCGGTTTTCCTTGATACAGACGTGAATGCTGCTGCTTTAGGGGAGTATTATTGGGGGGCTGCACAGCTTACAGATAGCTGCCTGTATATAACGGTAGGAACAGGGATAGGGGCAGGATTTGTCAGGGACGGTGTTACATTGAAAGGGATGGCCCACCCTGAGATGGGCCACATACTTATCCCCCGCCATCCGAAAGACACGTTTGATGGGTGTTGCCCGTATCATAAAGATTGCTTAGAAGGGTTAGCTTCCGGAACCGCCCTTTCAGAAAGGTACGGGTTGAGTGGAAAGGAACTTGCAAGTGTAAAAGATGTTTGGGAAATGGAAGCCTATTACCTTGCCCAAGCTATTATTAACTACATCCTGATTCTAAGCCCTGAAAAAATAATTTTGGGTGGGGGAGTCATGAAGCAAGAGGTCCTTTTCCCATTAATTCGACAACAAGTATCCAAGCTGCTAAATCATTATATAGAAATTGATTCCTTAGAGAACTATATTGTTTCACCTCAACTTAATGATAACCAAGGAATCAAAGGGGCGCTTGCTCTTGCAGCAAGAAATATTTAA